In Actinomycetota bacterium, the following proteins share a genomic window:
- a CDS encoding ATP-dependent helicase, translated as MNEQRIDPADWPDAIRRAEGSQIVVGGPGTGKTEFLVRRAHHLLEDGVPAENLLLLSFSRRGVTDLRERLESLLARSGVAVPVSTFHSLASRLLETFAQDILGWTSRPTLLTGPEQVALVHELLATEDPARWPLPFRALLTTDAFAREVTDFVLRCSEQLIGPDRLAAIASDRADWKALPAFLERYRERLRTIGRTDYGSLLADAVGILEDPHARDAVADQYRFVLVDEYQDTTPAQVELLRRLTAIGRNLTVAADPYQSIYSFRGADLRNVALFPELFAGPGDRTARRLILTTSFRVPRHILAAAERVTAGGSLPGAAGPVNPAPGSGSVEVYGFTQQSEEAEWLAREIQRLHLEEGCPFGSMAVFVRSKRRFLPELSRALERREIPHDQPDARLADHPTVRVIFDCVIAATTGGIEQDRAVRRLLLGPLFHIPLGRLHELERSRAETDAPWSDTIRAGIEDGHLLADLLEDPGWATSIPAVDGFWNVWTSLPQIGEIVTDPRRREERAAWTSLGQVLGRLAERDPSTTLNDYRLLADREDFEATPLLSYRAPEEDRLTLTTLHQSKGLQFDFVFVADAVEGTFPDLRSRESLLGSRHLTPSIPDDTSGYLRFRLQEEMRLAYTAISRARKRVVWTCTARGFDEGRGMPSRFLPAVAGVTTVQAAVSRPPERTHPVTPLEAEAWLRRIAGDPGEASATRTAALSLLLEGPRWGLRPWHRFAGVCPRGSDTGLVGTDLVMSPSRAEAYHTCPRKFAFERLLHVGDEPGPHASLGSVVHEALERAEESAMARGDRHADLGEALEHLSTLWNPSEFGGEPWAAAWFRRAERILTHLYEHWPGTGLPIALERWVELDLGGVPWRGKADRIEVTDDGLVVVDYKTGTTLPSLPDAAVSIQLGFYAMAVEADPELSQRGPVVGAEMWYPAKKDAKSVPIRKLDLGQMDAIIEAMRDIVVGIQTEDWTPVTGRACTYCRVRLVCPEWPEGREAFRP; from the coding sequence ATGAATGAGCAGCGCATCGATCCCGCCGATTGGCCGGACGCGATCCGTCGCGCGGAAGGGTCCCAGATCGTCGTAGGCGGACCCGGGACCGGCAAGACCGAGTTCCTCGTGCGGAGGGCTCACCACCTGCTCGAAGACGGTGTGCCGGCGGAGAACCTCCTGCTGTTGTCGTTCTCGCGACGGGGTGTGACAGACCTGAGAGAGCGACTGGAGTCACTCCTGGCACGTTCCGGCGTCGCGGTGCCCGTGTCCACGTTCCACTCGCTCGCTTCCCGTCTACTGGAGACATTCGCTCAGGACATCCTCGGCTGGACGAGCCGGCCGACGCTGCTGACCGGCCCGGAACAGGTCGCGTTGGTCCACGAACTCCTGGCGACCGAAGATCCGGCACGATGGCCGCTCCCGTTTCGTGCCCTCCTGACGACGGACGCCTTCGCACGCGAGGTCACCGACTTCGTGCTGCGCTGCAGCGAACAACTGATCGGCCCGGACCGTCTCGCTGCGATCGCCTCGGATCGCGCCGATTGGAAGGCCCTGCCCGCATTCCTCGAACGGTACCGCGAACGGCTCCGCACGATCGGTCGAACCGACTACGGATCTCTGCTGGCCGACGCGGTAGGCATCCTGGAGGACCCGCACGCCAGAGATGCGGTCGCCGACCAGTACCGATTCGTTCTCGTCGACGAGTACCAGGACACGACTCCGGCACAGGTCGAACTGCTGCGGCGTCTGACCGCAATCGGCCGAAATCTGACGGTTGCAGCCGATCCGTACCAATCGATCTACAGCTTCAGAGGAGCCGACCTCCGCAATGTCGCCCTCTTTCCCGAACTCTTCGCCGGACCAGGCGATCGGACCGCCCGGCGTCTGATCCTCACGACTTCGTTCCGAGTACCCAGACACATCCTGGCTGCGGCGGAACGTGTCACGGCCGGTGGATCACTGCCCGGAGCCGCCGGACCGGTGAACCCTGCACCAGGAAGCGGCAGCGTCGAGGTATACGGCTTCACGCAGCAAAGCGAGGAGGCCGAATGGCTGGCCCGCGAGATCCAGCGCCTGCACCTCGAGGAGGGCTGCCCCTTTGGATCCATGGCGGTCTTCGTACGATCCAAGCGGCGATTCCTGCCCGAGCTGTCCCGCGCTCTCGAGCGAAGGGAGATCCCCCACGATCAACCCGACGCCCGCCTCGCCGACCACCCTACGGTTCGGGTGATCTTCGACTGCGTGATCGCCGCCACCACCGGCGGCATCGAACAGGACCGTGCGGTCCGTCGCCTCCTGCTGGGCCCACTCTTTCACATCCCCCTCGGTCGCCTCCATGAGCTCGAACGTTCGCGCGCCGAGACGGACGCTCCGTGGAGTGACACGATCCGGGCGGGCATCGAGGATGGGCATCTCCTCGCCGATCTCCTCGAGGACCCCGGCTGGGCGACGAGCATCCCTGCCGTCGACGGATTCTGGAATGTCTGGACATCGCTTCCGCAGATCGGCGAGATCGTCACCGATCCCCGGCGGAGGGAGGAACGTGCAGCATGGACGTCGCTCGGGCAGGTCCTCGGCCGCCTCGCCGAACGAGACCCGTCCACGACGCTGAACGACTACCGGCTGCTGGCGGATCGGGAGGATTTCGAGGCGACTCCTCTCCTGTCGTACCGAGCGCCCGAGGAAGACCGGCTGACGTTGACCACGCTGCACCAGTCGAAGGGCCTCCAATTCGATTTCGTCTTCGTGGCAGACGCCGTGGAGGGGACCTTCCCTGATCTTCGGTCCAGAGAGTCGCTCCTCGGATCGAGACACCTCACCCCCTCGATTCCCGATGACACCTCCGGTTATCTTCGATTCCGGCTCCAGGAGGAGATGCGCCTCGCCTACACGGCGATCAGTCGAGCACGCAAGCGAGTGGTGTGGACCTGCACCGCACGCGGGTTCGATGAAGGGCGAGGGATGCCCAGCCGCTTCCTCCCTGCCGTGGCAGGGGTCACCACGGTCCAAGCCGCGGTATCCCGGCCACCGGAGCGGACGCACCCGGTGACGCCCCTCGAAGCGGAGGCGTGGCTGCGACGGATCGCCGGTGACCCGGGAGAAGCTTCGGCCACACGCACCGCGGCGCTCTCGCTCCTCCTCGAAGGGCCCCGATGGGGTCTCCGGCCGTGGCACCGCTTCGCCGGGGTTTGCCCTCGCGGGTCCGATACGGGTCTCGTCGGTACCGACCTGGTCATGTCACCATCGAGAGCCGAGGCATACCATACGTGTCCTCGCAAGTTCGCGTTCGAGCGGCTCCTCCATGTCGGCGACGAGCCCGGCCCTCACGCCTCGCTGGGATCCGTCGTGCACGAGGCGCTCGAGAGAGCCGAAGAGTCGGCCATGGCTCGAGGGGACCGGCATGCCGACCTCGGCGAAGCCCTCGAACACCTCTCCACGTTGTGGAACCCTTCGGAATTCGGAGGGGAGCCTTGGGCCGCGGCCTGGTTCCGGCGAGCCGAACGGATTCTCACCCATCTCTACGAGCACTGGCCGGGAACAGGTCTGCCCATTGCTCTGGAGCGATGGGTCGAGCTCGATCTCGGAGGTGTCCCCTGGCGCGGCAAGGCCGACCGGATCGAGGTCACGGACGACGGCCTGGTCGTCGTGGACTACAAGACGGGAACGACCCTGCCCTCGCTCCCCGATGCTGCCGTCTCCATCCAGCTCGGCTTCTACGCCATGGCGGTGGAGGCAGACCCCGAGTTGTCGCAACGGGGCCCTGTCGTCGGAGCAGAGATGTGGTATCCCGCCAAGAAGGACGCGAAGTCCGTCCCCATCCGCAAACTCGATCTGGGGCAGATGGATGCAATCATCGAAGCGATGAGAGATATCGTCGTCGGCATCCAAACCGAAGACTGGACACCTGTGACCGGTCGGGCATGTACGTACTGCCGCGTTCGGCTCGTCTGTCCGGAGTGGCCCGAGGGACGGGAAGCCTTTCGACCATGA
- a CDS encoding ATP-dependent helicase, with protein MSITPTTEQRRIIDHPLEPLRVAAGAGTGKTTTIALRLAALVREADIEPEAALGITFTNKAAEELADKLRLHLPGFAREGREVEVTTYHGFAHRIVDEFGPMVGIERDITVIGTGYQRELLREALAAGSSELLDLTSPARRVDELAALAARLGDHLRSPSDILALTVDNEVDAARREMAAVLERYDTLKRRLGVADYSDLIRYGFEIVSVPSVGRRIRDRYRVVLLDEYQDTNPAQRELLLRLFGDGFPVTAVGDPDQTIYEWRGASLENFAAFPDHFAVAGKRAKTLTLGVNRRSDRRIIDVANTVKERIGDAQGVERLVARPDAGAGTVSLAWFHTATDEAAWIAREVRQLHDSQGVQWRDMALLFRKNRTIPLLREALEALDIPVEVAALGGLLQVPEVADLHAWMRLIGHPDDAPSLVRILLGSRYRLGMGDLVPLARRSRERGTTMLMTIDEEKTELPETARSRLRRFRERYRSLLTLAQGVTLVELARHILDATGTWAEVEALAGARRLSTRLNLYRFLDLAEEWSPLEGRPSLEAFLDYLDLLQQDASSEELDTATLSGEDAVSLLTVHRAKGLEWSAVFIPAVCSGTFPSSAHGGLDDPQRHPKSLPSSLRIDHAGDDTSPAALRSRHDAQEWRAAYVAVTRARHRLVLTGAHWYTTGRAKKPSALFDAVAKLDGVTVEPPVGDPGTPPETLRTARRAPAPDPLFIDGWEAAFENAAADPAWLEGLSQDPEGFAAQQRRFELVLDELPKSPQLATRQPRLKVSVTNLVTYATCPKRYFWTAVDPLPRRPSYAARRGIEIHRRIELHNLGTVPLTDAEGYDLVTADHPPKGDPFAAYLSSRFAAQRPRFVEVAFELVLSPAVTVKGRIDAIYERSPGSWEIVDFKTGRRSANPAMEVQLEAYAIAARTANLATDPPRTIEVVFAYLGDGLDVVTERVDETWLRAAHEHLESLTGAILEGRFVETPSPQCQWCDFLTFCPSGRAFLQDQDNVGTSPR; from the coding sequence ATGAGCATCACTCCGACAACCGAGCAGCGCCGGATCATCGACCATCCGCTCGAGCCCCTGCGAGTCGCGGCAGGGGCAGGCACCGGGAAGACGACCACGATTGCCCTGCGGCTGGCGGCGCTGGTCCGTGAGGCCGACATCGAGCCCGAGGCCGCGCTCGGGATCACGTTCACGAACAAGGCCGCCGAGGAGCTGGCCGACAAACTCCGACTCCATCTCCCCGGTTTTGCCCGCGAGGGCCGCGAAGTGGAGGTCACGACCTATCACGGCTTCGCTCACCGGATCGTCGACGAGTTCGGTCCGATGGTCGGCATCGAGCGTGACATCACCGTCATCGGTACCGGCTATCAACGCGAGCTACTCCGCGAGGCCCTCGCGGCCGGATCGTCGGAGCTTCTCGACTTGACCTCTCCTGCCCGCCGAGTGGATGAGCTCGCTGCCCTTGCCGCGCGACTCGGCGACCACCTCCGCTCCCCCTCGGACATTCTCGCTCTGACCGTGGACAACGAAGTCGACGCGGCCCGACGCGAAATGGCCGCCGTGCTCGAACGGTACGACACACTCAAACGCAGGCTCGGTGTCGCCGACTACTCGGATCTGATCCGCTACGGATTCGAGATCGTCTCGGTGCCTTCGGTGGGCCGCAGAATCCGGGACCGCTATCGGGTCGTGCTTCTCGACGAGTACCAGGACACGAACCCGGCGCAGCGCGAACTCCTGCTACGGCTCTTCGGAGACGGATTCCCCGTGACCGCCGTGGGCGACCCGGATCAGACGATCTACGAGTGGCGGGGGGCATCTCTGGAGAACTTCGCCGCCTTTCCCGACCACTTCGCCGTCGCCGGGAAACGCGCAAAGACCCTGACACTGGGAGTGAACCGTCGCTCCGACCGTCGCATCATCGACGTGGCAAACACGGTCAAGGAGAGGATCGGCGATGCCCAGGGCGTCGAACGGCTCGTCGCTCGCCCGGACGCAGGTGCGGGCACGGTCTCTCTTGCCTGGTTTCACACCGCGACCGACGAAGCCGCATGGATCGCCAGAGAAGTGCGACAGCTCCACGACTCTCAGGGTGTTCAGTGGCGCGACATGGCGCTGCTGTTTCGTAAGAACCGGACGATCCCTCTGCTGCGGGAAGCGCTGGAAGCACTCGACATTCCTGTGGAGGTCGCGGCGCTCGGTGGCCTCCTCCAGGTGCCCGAAGTGGCCGATCTGCACGCATGGATGCGCCTGATCGGACATCCCGACGACGCGCCGTCACTCGTTCGGATCCTTCTCGGCTCCCGCTACCGGCTGGGGATGGGCGACCTGGTGCCGCTCGCCCGGAGAAGTCGCGAACGCGGCACGACGATGCTCATGACCATCGACGAGGAAAAGACCGAACTCCCGGAAACAGCTCGAAGTCGGCTCAGGCGGTTCCGTGAGCGCTACCGCTCCCTTCTGACCCTCGCCCAGGGGGTCACACTCGTCGAACTCGCCCGCCACATCCTCGATGCCACCGGAACCTGGGCCGAAGTGGAGGCGCTCGCAGGGGCGCGGCGATTGTCGACGCGGCTCAACCTCTACCGGTTCCTCGATCTCGCCGAGGAGTGGAGTCCACTCGAGGGGCGCCCCTCGCTCGAGGCGTTCCTGGACTACCTGGATCTCCTGCAGCAGGACGCATCGTCCGAGGAACTCGATACGGCAACGCTCAGCGGCGAGGACGCCGTCTCCCTGCTGACGGTGCATCGGGCCAAAGGGCTCGAATGGTCCGCGGTGTTCATCCCTGCAGTCTGCAGCGGCACGTTCCCATCGTCGGCGCATGGAGGTCTCGATGATCCGCAGCGCCATCCGAAATCGCTGCCCTCCTCCCTGCGTATCGATCACGCGGGCGACGACACCAGTCCCGCAGCACTGCGTTCGCGCCACGACGCCCAGGAGTGGCGTGCCGCCTACGTGGCGGTCACCCGTGCCAGGCATCGCCTCGTACTCACCGGCGCCCACTGGTACACGACCGGTCGGGCCAAGAAACCCAGTGCCCTCTTCGATGCGGTCGCAAAGCTCGATGGCGTCACCGTCGAGCCTCCCGTCGGCGATCCCGGAACACCGCCCGAGACGCTGCGAACCGCCCGGCGTGCCCCCGCGCCCGATCCCCTGTTCATAGACGGATGGGAGGCAGCCTTCGAGAACGCCGCCGCGGACCCCGCATGGCTCGAGGGCCTGTCCCAGGATCCCGAGGGGTTTGCGGCGCAGCAGCGCCGGTTCGAACTCGTCCTGGATGAACTCCCGAAGAGCCCCCAACTCGCCACCCGGCAGCCACGACTCAAGGTCTCGGTCACCAACCTGGTCACCTATGCAACCTGCCCGAAACGCTACTTCTGGACGGCAGTCGATCCACTGCCGAGACGCCCCTCGTACGCTGCCCGGCGCGGCATCGAGATACACCGGCGCATCGAGTTGCACAACCTCGGCACCGTGCCGCTCACGGATGCGGAAGGATACGATCTGGTCACCGCCGACCACCCGCCAAAAGGCGATCCCTTTGCCGCGTATCTCTCTTCGCGATTCGCGGCGCAGCGCCCGCGATTCGTCGAAGTCGCCTTCGAGCTCGTGCTGTCTCCCGCCGTCACCGTGAAGGGACGTATCGACGCGATCTACGAGCGATCCCCCGGCAGTTGGGAGATCGTCGACTTCAAGACGGGCAGGCGCTCCGCAAACCCCGCGATGGAAGTGCAGCTCGAGGCATACGCCATCGCGGCCCGGACCGCGAACCTCGCGACAGATCCACCACGAACCATCGAGGTCGTCTTCGCCTACCTCGGCGATGGGCTCGACGTGGTGACCGAACGCGTGGACGAGACATGGCTGAGGGCTGCACACGAGCATTTGGAGTCCCTCACCGGAGCGATCCTCGAAGGCAGGTTCGTCGAGACTCCGTCGCCGCAGTGCCAATGGTGCGACTTTCTCACCTTTTGTCCGTCGGGACGAGCATTCCTCCAAGACCAGGACAACGTTGGCACCAGTCCACGGTAG
- a CDS encoding D-tyrosyl-tRNA(Tyr) deacylase — translation MRAVIQRVREAAVTVGGNPVATIGVGLLVLVCAARGDEPRDAEALADKVVGLRIFCDDDGKMNRSVADVGGSVLVVSQFTLCADMRKGRRPSFTDAAPADAAAFLVDMVANSVAARGVPVASGAFGERMLVSLANEGPVTFVVDVSGGKIL, via the coding sequence ATGCGAGCAGTGATCCAACGCGTTCGAGAAGCGGCGGTGACGGTCGGTGGCAACCCGGTTGCCACGATCGGCGTCGGGCTCCTGGTACTCGTGTGTGCCGCCCGTGGTGATGAGCCCCGGGATGCGGAGGCGCTTGCCGACAAGGTCGTTGGTCTCCGGATCTTCTGCGACGACGACGGCAAGATGAACCGGTCGGTGGCCGATGTCGGAGGGTCGGTACTCGTCGTCAGCCAGTTCACTCTCTGTGCCGACATGAGAAAAGGTCGGAGGCCCTCGTTCACCGACGCTGCTCCCGCCGACGCCGCGGCGTTCCTCGTGGACATGGTGGCGAACTCCGTGGCGGCCCGGGGCGTTCCTGTGGCCTCGGGGGCATTCGGCGAACGAATGCTCGTCTCGCTCGCGAATGAGGGACCCGTCACCTTCGTCGTCGATGTGAGCGGTGGGAAGATCCTTTGA
- a CDS encoding HAMP domain-containing histidine kinase, producing the protein MAVSKTRTIDPPEQVVVRAFGVATIIVAAQLAAAAAFFANPVLLLAAIAPSLVAVMAFVTFRGMHVPAGWIMMGSAVAIAVDIGLTDGTQYRILGLGGIIVLGVIAVMLSAQRWAMYMLAFASLIVIANTTWNRTGDLVETLANGMSLAIIFLIGASLAAWVRTTKLKADQRYRTLVQRAPISIWEEDFSAVGKWLDGLRSEGVTDLRSFLTPGMIREATGLIVVRGVNQACIDLLEARDATQLVGPLQPASISEETLASLTEQLIAIWERTDHVTTEVEGLTFKGNPIQGILHWSAPRINGRIDLSNVVVSVTDVTPLKETQRRLADLIDSKDRFVASVSHELRTPLTTVVGLAAELRDHLPRFQMQEMHEMLGLIATQATDVGHIVEDLLVAARADIGTISLHTERLDVRTIIREVVASHPPDRLALPKHALMATADSTRLRQIIRNLLTNARRYGGDHVGLTAGESADRISIEVSDDGPGIPTDDATRIFLPYQTAHHTIGLTESVGLGLAVALQLARLMDGDLTYERRGVLTVFRLTLPISLDPERHTDTTVQGQSGSTVFAD; encoded by the coding sequence ATGGCGGTTTCCAAGACGAGAACCATCGACCCGCCCGAGCAGGTCGTGGTCCGAGCGTTCGGCGTGGCCACGATCATCGTGGCCGCACAGTTGGCTGCAGCGGCAGCCTTCTTCGCCAATCCCGTACTCTTGCTTGCAGCCATCGCCCCGTCGCTCGTCGCGGTCATGGCATTCGTCACCTTCCGGGGCATGCATGTTCCTGCCGGGTGGATCATGATGGGGTCCGCCGTGGCAATCGCCGTCGACATCGGCCTGACCGATGGAACCCAGTATCGGATACTCGGGCTCGGCGGAATCATCGTGCTCGGCGTGATCGCCGTAATGCTCTCGGCACAGCGATGGGCCATGTACATGCTTGCCTTCGCTTCACTGATCGTGATTGCGAACACCACCTGGAACCGCACCGGCGACCTCGTGGAGACACTTGCGAACGGAATGAGTCTCGCCATCATCTTCCTCATCGGAGCCTCCCTTGCGGCCTGGGTGCGAACCACGAAACTCAAGGCGGACCAGCGGTACCGCACGCTCGTGCAACGTGCTCCGATTTCGATTTGGGAAGAGGACTTCTCGGCCGTCGGAAAGTGGCTCGACGGACTCCGCTCGGAAGGCGTCACCGACCTCAGGAGTTTCCTCACACCGGGCATGATCCGCGAAGCCACCGGGCTCATCGTCGTACGCGGGGTGAACCAGGCTTGTATCGATTTGCTGGAGGCGCGCGATGCGACACAGCTCGTCGGTCCCCTGCAGCCTGCCAGCATCTCAGAGGAAACACTGGCGTCACTCACCGAGCAACTGATCGCCATCTGGGAGCGAACGGACCACGTCACGACGGAAGTCGAGGGGTTGACGTTCAAAGGGAATCCGATCCAGGGGATTCTCCACTGGTCGGCTCCGAGGATCAACGGCCGGATCGATCTCTCCAATGTCGTCGTGTCGGTCACGGATGTCACACCCCTCAAGGAGACACAGCGGCGCCTCGCAGACCTCATCGATTCGAAAGACCGTTTTGTGGCTTCGGTCAGCCACGAGCTCAGGACGCCGCTGACCACCGTGGTCGGGCTCGCGGCCGAGCTACGCGATCACCTGCCGCGTTTCCAGATGCAGGAGATGCATGAGATGCTCGGCCTCATCGCCACACAGGCGACCGACGTCGGTCACATCGTGGAGGATCTACTCGTCGCCGCCAGAGCAGACATCGGAACGATCTCGCTTCACACGGAACGACTCGACGTCCGCACCATCATTCGCGAGGTGGTGGCCAGCCATCCGCCCGACAGGCTTGCACTTCCGAAGCATGCCCTGATGGCAACGGCAGACTCCACGCGACTGCGCCAGATCATCCGCAATCTGCTCACGAATGCGAGACGCTACGGAGGCGACCATGTCGGGCTCACCGCCGGGGAGAGTGCCGACAGGATCTCAATCGAGGTGAGTGACGACGGGCCCGGAATCCCGACCGACGATGCCACTCGCATCTTCCTCCCCTACCAGACCGCGCACCACACCATCGGGCTCACCGAGTCCGTCGGACTTGGACTTGCCGTGGCACTACAGCTGGCGCGACTCATGGACGGTGACCTCACCTATGAACGGCGAGGAGTGCTCACCGTGTTCCGTCTGACGTTGCCGATATCGCTCGATCCGGAGAGGCACACGGACACGACCGTGCAGGGACAGTCCGGCTCGACCGTGTTCGCCGACTGA
- a CDS encoding glycerol-3-phosphate 1-O-acyltransferase, whose amino-acid sequence METLWPEGNGRPLVFLVDASSIVEQRLLHGWIDRNRVPGVRYEVVCIPPSRKPRRPCPDKHRLGDFLADDPLFVPLRVAWLAPHHHGRRSVSFVDLFRLRDPRVPDPLRQLAIVRYSPDRCWVVVGEPATASSLHRSWEAEGTDGDFVAFVHRRAQLALERAERRLRGNRYKVPRFVRRDILADPSFVEQVRAIAEAENRSPDAAMTRASRYLKEIAASHSPYLIDLVANAIRWLYRRGYRAILYSPGDLANVLSIGQRYPLVFLPSHKSNLDHLALQYVLWENDAPPNHTAGGINLNFFPLGPIIRRTGVFFIRRTFKKNNLYKFVLQSYLDYLIEKRFPLEWYLEGGRSRSGKLLPPRYGMLTYVADAFRRGKSEDVFLIPLSITYDHIQDVSAYAAEQRGERKERESFGWLIRTIHSLGRRYGDIHLRFGEPLALSDYLEQGAAIAPIDVQKIAFEVSTRINDVTPVTPTALLTIALLTAEDRAFTLDQLREEISELCEYIRSRDIPITERVECKNAEQIESILQRLDDQGIVATFDAGPETVYMIGSEQRLTAAYYRNTIVHFFVNAAIAELALLTAANAQVAGPEAFWDEVMRLRDLLKFEFFFADKDEFRQQVWNELLHQDPRWPKRVLQGAEEIRTLLRDLRPLTSYWVLRPYLEAYQVVADALVLHPPYVEINEKKFMGECLALGRQYRLQQRIHTDESISQVLFTSAFKLAGNRGLLDIDDPDCEAKRRTFASEIQDVLAKIDSIAALATGRRAGF is encoded by the coding sequence ATGGAGACACTCTGGCCTGAAGGAAACGGTCGTCCGCTGGTCTTCCTCGTCGACGCCTCCAGCATCGTCGAGCAGCGCCTCCTTCACGGATGGATCGACCGCAATCGCGTGCCCGGCGTTCGGTACGAGGTTGTCTGCATCCCTCCGTCCCGTAAGCCACGGCGGCCCTGTCCGGACAAGCACAGGCTCGGCGACTTCCTCGCCGACGATCCCCTGTTCGTCCCGCTGCGTGTCGCGTGGCTGGCGCCTCACCACCACGGCCGGCGGTCGGTTTCGTTTGTCGACCTGTTCCGGCTCAGGGATCCCCGTGTCCCGGATCCGCTTCGCCAGCTCGCCATCGTTCGTTACAGCCCCGACCGCTGCTGGGTGGTCGTCGGCGAGCCGGCGACCGCCTCCTCACTCCACCGAAGCTGGGAGGCCGAAGGCACCGACGGCGACTTCGTCGCCTTCGTGCACCGCCGCGCCCAACTGGCTCTCGAACGTGCCGAACGGCGTCTGCGAGGAAACCGTTACAAGGTCCCACGGTTCGTTCGCCGAGATATCCTCGCCGACCCGTCGTTCGTCGAGCAGGTTCGTGCCATCGCCGAAGCCGAGAACCGATCTCCCGATGCCGCCATGACGAGAGCATCCAGATACCTCAAGGAGATCGCCGCTTCCCACAGCCCATACCTCATCGACCTCGTCGCCAACGCGATCCGGTGGTTGTACCGCCGCGGCTATCGGGCGATCCTGTACTCACCCGGAGACCTCGCGAATGTCCTGTCGATCGGGCAGCGGTATCCCCTCGTCTTCCTTCCGTCACACAAGTCCAATCTCGACCACCTGGCGCTGCAGTACGTCTTGTGGGAGAACGACGCGCCTCCCAATCACACCGCGGGCGGCATCAACTTGAACTTCTTTCCCCTCGGGCCGATCATCAGGCGGACCGGCGTGTTCTTCATCCGCCGCACGTTCAAGAAGAACAACCTCTACAAGTTCGTCCTGCAGAGCTACCTCGACTATCTGATCGAGAAGCGGTTCCCACTCGAGTGGTACCTGGAAGGGGGACGTTCCCGATCCGGAAAGCTGCTTCCCCCTCGTTACGGGATGTTGACCTACGTCGCCGATGCGTTCAGAAGAGGAAAGAGTGAGGACGTCTTCCTCATCCCGCTTTCGATCACGTACGACCATATCCAGGATGTGAGCGCGTACGCCGCGGAACAGCGCGGCGAACGCAAGGAACGCGAGAGCTTCGGATGGTTGATCCGCACCATCCATTCGTTGGGCCGACGGTACGGCGACATCCACCTGCGTTTCGGCGAACCGCTCGCCCTGTCCGACTATCTCGAGCAAGGAGCGGCGATCGCTCCCATCGACGTTCAAAAGATCGCGTTCGAGGTGTCGACGCGGATCAACGACGTCACACCCGTCACCCCGACCGCGCTGCTCACAATCGCCCTCCTGACCGCAGAAGATCGGGCATTCACGTTGGATCAGCTCCGAGAGGAGATCTCCGAACTGTGCGAATACATCCGTTCGCGCGACATCCCGATCACCGAACGCGTGGAGTGCAAGAACGCCGAACAGATCGAATCGATCCTGCAGCGCCTCGACGACCAGGGCATCGTCGCCACGTTCGACGCCGGACCCGAGACCGTGTACATGATCGGTTCCGAGCAGCGTCTCACTGCTGCCTACTACCGCAACACGATCGTTCATTTCTTCGTCAACGCGGCCATCGCCGAGCTCGCACTCCTCACCGCCGCGAACGCCCAGGTGGCCGGTCCGGAAGCCTTCTGGGACGAGGTGATGCGACTCAGAGACCTGTTGAAGTTCGAGTTCTTCTTCGCGGACAAAGACGAGTTCCGCCAGCAAGTCTGGAACGAGCTGCTTCACCAGGACCCTCGCTGGCCCAAGCGCGTTCTGCAGGGAGCAGAGGAGATCCGCACCTTGCTCCGAGACCTGCGGCCGCTCACCAGCTACTGGGTTCTTCGGCCGTATCTCGAGGCATACCAGGTCGTAGCCGATGCTCTCGTCCTGCATCCGCCGTATGTCGAGATCAACGAGAAGAAGTTCATGGGCGAGTGCCTGGCGCTCGGAAGACAGTATCGGCTCCAGCAGCGCATCCACACCGACGAGTCGATCTCGCAGGTGCTCTTCACCTCGGCCTTCAAACTCGCCGGGAACAGGGGTCTCCTCGATATCGATGATCCGGACTGTGAGGCGAAGCGCCGAACCTTCGCTTCAGAGATCCAGGATGTGCTGGCCAAGATCGATTCCATCGCGGCCCTCGCCACTGGTCGGCGGGCAGGGTTCTAG
- a CDS encoding RNA polymerase sigma factor: MSDGPSATILDLFDRYADGVFTLGYRLLGDRHLAEDVVQETFLSVLRGIASYREEGPIAGWLYRIAYRSAIAQQRKRRDLPTDPADMIDLVGHATDDVERTVISRELLVAMDRAISALTPPLGAAFVLREIEGLSTQEVAQALEISASSVKMRLARARKALRSRLKGYL; the protein is encoded by the coding sequence ATGAGCGACGGCCCGTCCGCCACGATTCTCGATCTCTTCGACCGCTACGCGGATGGTGTCTTCACACTCGGGTACCGCCTCCTCGGTGATCGACATCTCGCGGAAGACGTCGTCCAAGAGACGTTCCTTTCGGTCCTTCGAGGCATCGCCTCCTACCGCGAAGAGGGCCCGATCGCCGGATGGCTGTATCGGATAGCGTATCGCAGTGCAATCGCGCAGCAGAGGAAGCGGAGAGATCTGCCGACGGATCCGGCGGATATGATCGATCTGGTCGGACACGCGACCGACGACGTTGAGCGGACTGTGATCTCGCGCGAACTCCTCGTCGCCATGGACCGGGCGATTTCCGCGCTGACTCCCCCACTCGGAGCGGCTTTCGTCCTGCGCGAGATCGAAGGGCTCTCCACACAAGAGGTTGCGCAGGCACTCGAGATCTCCGCGTCCTCGGTGAAGATGCGCCTCGCGAGAGCGCGAAAGGCGCTCCGCTCCAGGCTGAAGGGATACCTGTGA